Below is a window of uncultured Cohaesibacter sp. DNA.
AAGGCTTGTTGGAACCATCCGAGACCAGATAGACCCCGAACTCGCCCTTGGGCGCTTCCACTGCGCAATAAACCTCGCCAGCTGGCACATGGAAGCCCTCCGTGTGCAGCTTGAAATGATTGATCAGTGCTTCCATGGAGCGTTTCATCTCGCCGCGTGTGGGCGGTACGATCTTGTCATTTTCAGCACAGATCGGCCCCTGCCCCTCGGGCTCGCGCAGCTTGGTGATGCATTGGCGCATGATCCGCACCGACTGGCGCATTTCTTCCATGCGCATCAGATAGCGGTCATAATTGTCGCCATGCTTGCCGATCGGAATATCGAATTCCATCTCCGCATAGCATTCATAGGGCTGGCTCTTGCGCAAATCCCACGGCACACCGCAGGAACGCACCATCGGACCGGAAAAGCCCCAAGCCCAGGCATCGTCGAGCGCAACAACACCAATATCGGCGTTGCGCTGCTTGAAAATGCGGTTATCCGTCAGCATCGTGCCGATGTCATCAACCACTTGCAGGAAGGGATCGCAAAAGGCCTCGATGTCATTGATCAGCACCTCTGGCAGATCCTGACGCACCCCACCGACACGGAAATAATTGGCATGCATGCGCGAGCCGCTGGCCCGCTCGTAAAAGACCATCAGTTTTTCGCGCTCTTCAAAGCCCCAAAGGATCGGAGTGAGCGCGCCGACATCCATCGCCTGCGTGGTGATATTGAGGATATGATTGAGAATGCGGCCAATCTCGCAATAGAGCACGCGGATCAACTGCGCCCGGCGCGGCACTTCCAGCCCCAGCAGACGCTCCACCGCCATGCAGAAAGCATGTTCCTGATTCATCGGCGCGACATAATCGAGGCGATCAAAATAGGGCGTGGCCTGCGCATAGATCTTGTGCTCGATCAGCTTTTCGGTACCCCGATGCAACAAGCCCACATGGGGGTCAACCCGCTCGACAATCTCGCCATCCAGCTCCAGAACCATGCGCAACACACCATGGGCAGCCGGATGCTGCGGTCCGAAGTTGATATTGAAATTTCTAACCTGTGTTTCAGCCATAACGCGTCAGTCCCCTCTCAGCCCCTTCATCGACCATCTGCCAGCCATCAATCAGCTATCGGCCTTTTCGTCTCCGGGCAGGACATAGTCCACGCCTTCCCAGGGACTGAGAAAATCAAAATTGCGAAATTCCTGCGCCAGCTTCACCGGCTCATAGACAACGCGCTTCTTCTCGTCGTCATAATGCACTTCATAATATCCGGTAAGCGGGAAATCCTTGCGCAAGGGATGCCCGTCAAATCCGTAATCCGTCAGCAAACGGCGCAAATCCGGATGCCCTTTGAACAGAATGCCATACATGTCATAGGCTTCGCGCTCGAACCAGTTGGCTCCGGGGAATACCCCGCAAATCGAATCCACATGGCTCGTCTCGTCTGTCATGACCTTGATTCGCACTCGGGCATTCTGCTTCGGACTGAGCAAATGATAGACCACGTCAAAGCGCTCCGGCCTTTGCGGATAGTCAACGGCGGTCACATCGATGAAAGAGGCGAATTTGAGCCGCGGATCGTCACGCAATACCCGGACGACCTCGACGATATCGGCACGATTTGCATTGACCGTCAATTCGCCGAAGGAAACATGCCAGTCGACAATTTTGCCATCCAGCACGAGGGCAATATAGTCACCGAGATCTCTTAATGTCTCGTCCATTGCGCAACATCCTCTTCAAAGCCCGAAGGCCCAATTCTCGAAATTCTGGCGCATTCTCCAAACGCCAGCCAGCGACCGCAAAACCAAACGCCTTCAGCGCTCGATAGACCCTGTCCGCCTGATTTTCTTCTGCAACAACAGCACGCCATAAAGCAGCGCTTCAGCCGTCGGAGGACAGCCGGGCACATAGATATCGACCGGTACGACCCGGTCGCAGCCCCTCACGACGCTATAGGAATAATGATAATAGCCGCCACCATTGGCGCAGGACCCCATGGAAATCACATAACGCGGCTCGGGCATCTGGTCATAGACCTTGCGCAGCGCAGGAGCCATCTTGTTGGTCAGTGTTCCGGCGACAATCATCACGTCAGACTGGCGGGGCGAACCGCGCGGCGCAAAGCCGAAGCGCTCGCAATCATAGCGCGGCATGGACATCTGCATCATTTCAACCGCACAGCAGGCCAGCCCGAAGGTCATCCACATCAGCGACCCCGTCCGCGCCCATGTGATCAGATCATCCGTGGCGGTAACAAGAAAGCCCTTGTCGGAGAGATCATCGCGCATCTGCTGCACAAACGGATCGTCATGTCCGATCGGCTTGCCGGTATTCGGGTCAATAATACCCTTGGGCTGCTGGGCAATCAGCGGCTGATTTCCATCACTTAATCCCATTCCAGCGCCCCCTTCTTCCATTCATAGACAAATCCTACCGTCAGGATTGCCAAAAAGATCATCATAGACACAAAGCCGAACATTCCCAGATCGCCGAAGGACACCGCCCATGGAAACAGGAAGGCCACCTCCAGATCGAAAATGATGAACAGAATCGAGACCAGATAGAAGCGGACATCGAACGGCATGCGCGCATCATCAAAGGCATTGAAGCCGCATTCATAGGCCGAGAGCTTCTCCGGATCGGGATTCTTGAAGGCAACAATGAATGGAGAAATCAGCAAGGCCAGACCGATGACCAGGGAAATGCCGATAAATATCACAATGGGAAGATAATCTTTCAGCAGCTCTTCCATAACGGTCGGTCCTCTCGAAAATGGTCCTTCACTGGACAGGCTCCTAGGTGTTGGTCTTGGAGGTCTGAACTGTCAAGCGAAATCTGAGACAGGATGAAGGTTGCGGTCCATAAACAACCTCGACGTCAGCACGCTTACCTCAGCATAAACACTTAAGCAAGGGACACTATCCATTTTTGTCACTGATAGCGACTAACAGCGCATAACATAACTTTACTGTTGCACAGCCCGATTCGGAAAACCAGAAACAACACCTACGACAAAGGTCAAAAGCATCAGCCATCGCGAATGCCGAACCGCAGATATCGAGCCCCTGCCCCGCACGAGACACACCATTCCGACGCAATCTGGACGATTATGGTGCGAAACATGCACACACTCCGCAGATCGACCAATTTTCATACTATAGTCGAAGTTTGACCAAAATAACTCTGTGAAATTCACGGATTCTATTGTAAGCCGGAGCGGAAGTTTGATTTTTTTCGAGGCGAGAAGAAAAAAAATATTTAAGAGTTACACTCACTGAAATCACAATAAGAGCGAAGGGACGCTCGCTCGCAGTCTTTCACGACGATCAACCGAAAATGAGGCAAGTCTGATGAAAACAGCAACAATCGGCTCCGCAATGATCGATATCATTACCATTGTTGCCGACAATGATATTGAACGCATCTCCATGACCAATGCGCACAATTCATTCCTGATGCTCGAGCAAGGTCGCAAAATCGATGCGCTTAACATCTCCACCCATGTCGGCGGTGGCGCCATTAATGCTGCGGTAGCCTTGTCGCGCCTTGGCAACGAAGTGACACCGAACGTCAAGATCGGTGAAGATATCGAAGCAGAGATGGTTCGACAGCTTCTGGCGCGGGAAGGTCTTTCCGACAAGGGCCTGATGACAACCGACAAGGCGATCACCGGCTGCTCGGTCATGATTGCGTCCCACGACCGCAATGCATCAATCTTTACCGCACGCGGTGCCAACTGCCGGGTAACCGATGCGGACATCCATGAGGGCATCTTCGATGGCGCAGAGCTGCTGCATGTCGCCCCGATGTCCAACGAGTCGGCCGAGGCCTTCCCGATTATCTGTCAGCGTGGCAAGGAAGCCGGAGCTTTCGTTGTTGCCAACCCCGGCGAACGCCAGATTGATCGTCGTGGCAAGGAATTTCTCGACACGGCCAAGAATATCGATCTGATCAACATCAACCGTGCCGAAGCAGAGTTGATGATGCCAGCCCTTCTGGACTATTCCAGACATTCCAACATGCGCACGGTCAAGATGGATCAGAGCGCCAGCAAGAGCCTGATGACTCGCGGTCTGATCATGGATCATGTCCATTGCTCCCTGTCCGGCTTCATGTCTCTTCTGATGTCAATCGGTCCGAAATATATCCTGATCACCGACGGCACCGGCGGTGCCTATCTGGGCAGTCAGGAAGGCATTTATCATTGCCCGATCAAGAAGACCAATGTGCGCGGTACCGCTGGCGCTGGTGATGCATTCACATCCACCTTCGGCGCCATTCTGGGCGCTGGCGCAACCGCTGAAAAAGCTCTTCAGATCGCAACCATCAACTCTTCATCGGTCTGCGAATATGTCGACACCCAAAGCGGCCTGTTGACGATCAAGGAAGCAGAAAAACGCTGGGAAGCAGACAAGGCAAATCTTCCCGTATCCTTCTGGCCATGGCAAGACTAGAGGCCAAATCAGGGGTCAGCCCCACCATCTTTCAGAAAGGCCGCAGCTTGACGCTGTGGCCTTTTTTGTTGCCCATAGAGCCCCCGGGCGCCAAAACCAAAACAAAGCCGCCCACAGGCCCCTATGGGCGCACATACAGGCTTTGAGAGAAAGCCAGCCCCAGCCGACCTACAGCCAGCCCAAAGTCAGCCCAGATCCAGCCCAGAGAGCCTTCCCGCCAGTCCTCTCCTCCGCGCAGCACATAAAGCCGGGCACAGCACATGCCGGGCACAGCAAACAAGGCAGGGCACAGCAAACAAGGCAGGGCACAGACGTTTTCTTTGAGGGATAAAGGCATGCGCGAACAGATTCCGGCCCCGCCAGCGAAAATTGCCAGCAGAAAAGACACGATCCACCATTTCATAGTGAAATGAAGGCGTCTGTCACATCAATGTCAAAGGAGAATGCCATGAGAAAATGGCGAGAATGACGGGACTCGAACCCGCGACCTCCGGCGTGACAGGCCGGCGCTCTAACCAACTGAGCTACATCCCCGCATTTCATGCCAACAAGAAACTTGTCGGCTGGGGTTTCGGGATGGCGAGAATGACGGGACTCGAACCCGCGACCTCCGGCGTGACAGGCCGGCGCTCTAACCAACTGAGCTACATCCCCATTACCCGAACCACACTCACCGCCGCTGAAGCGACATGTTCCGTGTGGAGTGGCGCTGAAATACGACGCGAACGAGGGTAAGTCAAGCACCCAAGAAATTCTTTTTGTGAAAATTTCACAGTCCATTTGCAGAACCGGCTTATTCCTGCCATTTCCCTTGTTGGAAAGCGAAATTTATCCAAAGGCAACTTGCTCACAGCCATACAGAACCCCTTTTCCCTCAGCAAATTTCTGCTGAAAGATCAGAAACAACCATCCTGTTATCAAGCCCATAAAGCAGATCCATCGGGCACGCTTTGCAATGCCAATCAGGGGTGCGCGCCCTCCTCCACTGATTTCCCCAGAGAATGGTTTCAACTGTCATTTTTTTGTTGCATGCCCGGCACTCAGCATCTAAAAGCAGCTCACGCATTAAGGCGCGAGGGTGTTTAGCTCAGCTGGTTAGAGCATCTCGTTTACACCGAGAGGGTCGGGAGTTCGAATCTCTCAACACCCACCATTCCCTGACTTTCGCATGTCGAAAGCCTTCGAAATCGTCCAGCAGGAATGTTTTCGACAAGGGAACGCTTCTGAATGCATTGATCGCATTTCATTTTAGGAAATGCAGAATGGGTGTTTAGCTCAGCTGGTTAGAGCATCTCGTTTACACCGAGAGGGTCGGGAGTTCGAATCTCTCAACACCCACCATTCCCCAAAGCCTTAAAAGATTAATAGCCTCAAGCGCTCGTCTGGATAATTCTGTTTTTCAACGATCGCTGCATTGGCCAAGATGCTTCATGCATCATGTGGCCTGATGTCGCTTGGCTGCTTCCTTTTCCGCCCCCGTCATCCCAAATAGGCAATCTCGCCTCTGCTCTACACTCCGGATGAAACCGGCAGCCGTTTTGGCATGCTCTTTGCTCTTTTAATCACGTATCCGATTTGTTGATGAACAAAACGAGCAAAATCATGTCTATCTATACTTCGACTTATGACAGTACAAACAGCCTGCTGGCGCTCCTCTCGTCAAACTCGACAAGCAGCACCAGCAGTACAAGCAGCGACGACACATTCAGCACACTCTTTGGATCGGACGAAGAAACATCTGATACTTCAAGCAGTTCCAGCAGTTCATCGTCCACGTCTTCGCTTTTCTCGGCAGAAACGCTCAACGCCATGCTGAGTCTTCAGGAAGATGTTTCCAGCCAAACCATGGATGAGATGCGAATGGGCCCTCCACCGGGCGGTTCAACATCACCTGAGGAAACTACCAATACAGAATCTGCCTCCCAGGCAGGATTTACCCTGCAGGTTTAGCCCACTTGTGACCAAATCTGCAATGCATATTCGCCCGTCAGCCAGCCAAACTGGCTCCCGGGCGGAATTGCACGCGCTCTTTCTTGCAGACCACACAGACTGCTTTCAGGCAACATGATGCCTGAGGCTTTTAAGGAAGGCATGGACGGCAGCTTCAGTCCCCTGCGCCTCAAAGCCTTCCAGCCGTTCCTCGCTCCAGCCATCAACCGGCTCCAGATCGGCCATGAGCACATCAAAGCGATCCATCTCATCATAGGTGAGCGGCAGTTGTGAGGCCGTCTGCAACAGTCCCATCAATTGGTGAATCTTCAGCATGATGACAAAGGCCCGGGTCATTGGCGCCACCAGTCTGGAGTCATCGCGCCAGTTGCGGCCGCCAAATACCTCCTGCGTTACCCGCTGCCCTGCCCCCAGACAATCAAAATGCATGCAGCCCCGATAGCCCTGCTGTTCGCGCTCCTCATAGATCTTGCAGCTCTGCCCCTCGGTCAATTGCGGGCACGGCTCTCCGTTTGGCTTGTCGATGGGAAACTCGTCAGACTTATCAAAGGCCAGACAGATGCAGCAAAGGGCCGCGCAATTCTGGCAATCGGGGATCAGTGAGGATTCGGTCATGGTCCACCCTTCAGCTATTTGCATGCGCCTTGCCCGCGCATAAACCACGGCAAAGGCGATCATTCTCTTTGTCATTGCAGCCCGGCTCCAACTGGTCGCATGAAACCGTGCATTTGAGATTTTTGCTTATACAGCATTCCCAAAATGTAAAAACCCCCAGTTCGGTCCGAACCGGGGGTTAAAAATCTTGTCGCGATAAATGGTCAATCGCGCTTATTTGCCGTTGACGGCGTCTTTCAGACCTTTGCCAGCTTTGAACTTAGGCGTTTTGGAAGCCGGGATCTGAATGGTGTCACCAGTGCGGGGGTTACGGCCTTCGGTAGCGGCACGTTCGGTGACAGAAAAGTTTCCGAAGCCAATGATGCGGACTTCTTCATTGTTTTTCAGGGTTTCAGAAACGATGTCAAACAGCGCATCAACCGCTTCGCCAGCCTGTGCTTTTGTGAGATCTGCTTTTTCCGCAACAGCAGAGATCAGTTCGTTCTTGTTCATATTTTCTTCCTTTTCGGTTCAATCGCAAAAGCTCATGGTCCTTCGCAACGCTTCACCACTAAGAATCAACACACCTTGGGAAATACCAGACGCGGAATGCGACAATCTGGCGAAACGGGTCAGAAATCAAGAGGGAATTTCGCAGAAATCAGCCATTTTTGGGGCTTTAAACAGGAATTAACAGCCTGACAAGAAAAAAAGGCCCTTCCTTAGTAGGAAGAGCCTTGTTTTTTCTTACCTGTCACATTGAACAAGGCCAAAATCGCTCGCCAAAACGCAATCGATTCTTTCCCCGATCAGTGAGCAACCGAAGCGTTTTCCTCACTTTCGGACTGAATGCCCGGATCCGGCATCTGGCTCTCGTCCCACTCGATGGGCTCGAACTTTTCAACCAGCGCCTTCTCGAGAACCTGACCGACGTTGCTGACCGGAATGATTTCCATTCCATTCTTCACATTGTCAGGAATATCGACAAGATCCTTGGCATTCTCTTCCGGAATCAGCACGGTCTTGATACCACCGCGCAGAGCTGCCAGCAGCTTTTCCTTCAGACCACCGATCGGCAAGACGCGGCCACGCAGCGTGATCTCACCGGTCATCGCAATATCCTTGCGCACCGGAATGCCGGTCATCAGGGACACGATGGCAGTCGCCATGGCGATACCGGCGGACGGACCGTCCTTCGGCGTAGCCCCCTCAGGCACGTGAACGTGAATGTCCTTCCTGTCGAACAACGGAGGCTCGACGCCGAAGTCCACGGCACGGGAACGCACATAGGAGGCTGCGGCCTGAATGGATTCCTTCATCACGTCGCGCAGGTTACCCGTCACCGTCATCTTGCCCTTGCCGGGCATCATGACGCCTTCGATGGTCAGCAATTCGCCGCCCACCTCGGTCCATGCCAGACCGGTGACAACGCCCACCTGATCCTCGGCATCGATTTCGCCGAAGCGGAAGCGTGGCACCCCGAGATAATCCTCGATATTGGCGACAGTGATGTCGATCTTGTCGAGTTTCTTCATGATCAGGTCCTTGGTAACCTTGCGTGCCAGCTTCATCAGCTCGCGCTCAAGGTTACGGACACCGGCCTCGCGGGTATAGCGCTGAACGATCAGACGCAGGGCTTCCTCATCAAGGCTGAACTCGCCTTCCTTCAGACCATGATCGGACATGGCTTTGGGCAACAGATGACGACGCGCAATCTCGATCTTCTCATCCTCGGTGTAACCGGCGATGCGAATGACTTCCATGCGGTCCATCAGCGGAGCCGGAATATTAAGCGTGTTGGCCGTGGTGATGAACATGACGTTGGAAAGGTCATATTCCACCTCCAGATAATGGTCCACAAAGGTACCATTCTGTTCCGGATCAAGCACTTCAAGCAGAGCCGAAGACGGATCGCCGCGGAAGTCCATGCCCATCTTGTCGATCTCGTCGAGCAGGAACAGCGGGTTGGCCTTCTTGGCCTTCTTCATCGACTGGATCACCTTGCCCGGCATGGAACCGATATAGGTCCGGCGATGACCGCGAATTTCCGCTTCATCGCGCACACCACCAAGTGCCATGCGCACAAATTCGCGTCCGGTAGCCTTCGCAATGCTCTTGCCAAGCGAGGTCTTGCCAACGCCCGGAGGGCCAACGAGGCAAAGGATCGGGCCCTTGAGCTTGTTGGTCCGGGTCTGCACGGCAAGATATTCGATGATCCGCTCTTTGACCTTCTCGAGGCCATAGTGATCGACATCCAGAATCTCTTCCGCCTTTTCCAGATCCACCTTGACGCGGGACTTCTTGCTCCAGGGAATACCCAGCAGCCAGTCGAGATAGTTGCGCACCACGGTAGCCTCGGCAGACATCGGGCTCATCTGCTTGAGCTTCTTCAGCTCGGCCTCCGCCTTTTCCTTGGCTTCCTTGGTCAGCTTGGTCTTCTCGATCGCCTGTTCCAGCTCGCGAATCTCGTCCGCGCCTTCCTCGGAATCGCCCAGCTCCTTCTGAATGGCCTTCATCTGCTCATTCAGATAATATTCGCGCTGGGTTTTCTCCATCTGGCGCTTGACGCGACTGCGGATGCGCTTTTCGACCTGAAGAACGGAGATCTCGCTCTCCATCAGGCCAAGCACCTGTTCCAGACGCTCGATCACGCTGACAATACCGAGAATTTCCTGCTTCTCCTGAATCTTGATGGCAAGATGGGAAGCAACGGTATCGGCCAGCTTGGAATAGTCATCGATCTGGGACACTGCCCCGATCACTTCAGGTGAAACCTTCTTGTTCAGCTTCACATAATTCTCGAATTCGGTCGCAACAGAACGCGCCAGAGCCTCGACTTCAACCCGCTCGCCATCTTCGTCATGCAACACGGTAGCGGTTGCTTCATAAAGATCATCGCGCTTGGTGAAATCGCCCAGCTTGGCCCGGTTCACGCCTTCGACGAGCACCTTGACGGTGCCATCGGGCAGCTTGAGCAGCTGCAGCACGGTTGCGAGCGTACCAATTTTGAAAATGTCCCCGGGGGCGGGATCATCATCGCCGGCATTCATCTGCGTTGCCAGCAAAATCATCTTGTCCGACTGCATCACTTCTTCAAGTGCGCGAATGGACTTTTCGCGTCCCACAAAAAGCGGAACGATCATATGTGGAAAGACAACAATGTCTCTCAGTGGCAAGACCGGATAAGTATCCGAAGCCATCGGGTTGGCTGCGCCAATCACAGGTCCTTCGGTCATGCTTTCCTACCTTTCTTGGATCATTGACCCTTCCCGTCAGAGACAGGGTATATATGCGGCCCTTGGCCCGCAATAAAGCCGATACAAAGTCATACGCTCATAAAGAGCCGCTGGACCAGAAACGTCATCGGCAGATGAACAGAGTGAGACTCACACACAAACAGAAATCGCCTCACGGTACCACTTAGTTGGGGCTTCGCGACATGCTTTTCAAGCCACTCCACAGACCCTTTCCAACATTGTGAAAAAAGGGTCGCGTCCGGGCCGTGTATGATATCGCTCTGCCTTGCAAGAATAGCGCCAGACGGCCTTATTCCGACTGACAAAAAAGGCGACCCAAGGCCGCCCTTTGAATTCATTGCGCAAAGACCGGCCAATCAGGCGGAGGTCGGTTCCGCCTCGCTCTTCATGTCGCCATAAATATAGAGCGGGCGTGCCTCTCCTTTGACCACATCGCCGGAAATGACCACTTCTTCAACACCTTCGAGCCCGGGGAGCTCATACATTGTATCAAGAAGAATGGCTTCCAGAATGGACCGCAGACCACGGGCACCGGTTTTTCGCTCGATCGCCTTCTTGGCAACCCCGCGCAGAGCATCGTCATGGAATGTCAGGCGCACGCCTTCCATTTCGAACAGCGCCTGATACTGCTTGACGATCGCATTCTTGGGCTGGGTCAGAATGGAAACCAGCGCCTCTTCATCCAGATCTTCAAGGGTGGCCAGAACAGGTAGACGACCGACAAATTCCGGGATAAGACCGAACTTGAGCAGATCCTCCGGTTCCAGTTCCTTGAACAACTCGCCAGTGCCGCGCTCATCAGGATCTTCCACCTTGGCAGCAAAGCCGATGGAGCTGTCTACACCGCGCGCGGAAATGATCTTGTCCAGACCAGCAAAGGCCCCGCCACAGATAAACAGGATGTTGGACGTATCCACCTGCAGGAATTCCTGCTGCGGATGCTTGCGCCCGCCCTGAGGCGGAACGGAAGCAACAGTCCCTTCCATGATCTTGAGCAATGCCTGCTGAACGCCCTCACCCGAAACGTCGCGGGTGATGGATGGATTGTCGGACTTGCGGGAAATCTTGTCGATCTCGTCGATATAGACAATCCCGCGCTGTGCCTGCTCGACATTGTAATCGGCAGCCTGCAGCAGCTTGAGAATGATATTCTCGACATCCTCACCCACATAACCAGCTTCGGTCAGTGTCGTAGCATCGGCCATCGTGAAAGGCACATCCAGAATGCGCGCCATGGTCTGGGCAAGGAAGGTCTTGCCGCAACCGGTCGGGCCGATCAGCATGATGTTGGATTTAGCAAGTTCGAGATCCGAGCTCTTCTTTCCGTGGGCAAGACGCTTGTAATGGTTGTGAACGGCAACAGAAAGAACCTTCTTTGCCCTTCCCTGACCAATTACATAATCGTCGAGCACATCGCAAATTTCCTGCGGTGTAGGAATACCGTCCTTGGATTTCACCATCGAAGACTTGTTCTCTTCGCGGATGATATCCATGCACAACTCGACGCATTCATCACAAATGAATACCGTCGGCCCCGCAATCAACTTGCGCACTTCATGCTGGCTTTTGCCACAGAAGGAGCAGTAGAGCGTATTTTTGCTATCACCACCACTAGCCTTACTCATGTATGTGCCTCTTCTTTCGTTGCATTCGGCGGTCTCGATTTGAACACCGACTTACTAGTTTAGAATGCTCTGCAACGTCTGCAAGCAAAATAAACCCAATCTCCCTGACGCCTGACGCATAAATTTGCCAATTTCAGCCAAAAGCCGCCAGATTTATAAAAGCATGTACCCGAAAAGATCAATATAGGTTTAACAGGGTCTATTCGGCATGCCAGAACCGGATCGGCAGACACGATCTGCCAGCCAACCGGCCCTGCAAGAACTTAGTCCTTGCCTTTCTCTTTCTTGTCTTCAGGCGCAAGGGAATTGCGATTCTCGACAACCTTGTCGACGAGCCCCCATTCCTTGGCCTCCTGTGCGGTCATGAAATGATCACGATCGAGCGTCTTGTCGACCGTTTCATAATCCTGTCCGCAATGCTTGACATAAACTTCGTTCAGACGGCGCTTCATCTTCAGGATATCTTCGGCATGGCGCTGGATGTCCGATGCCTGACCCTGAAAGCCGCCCGATGGCTGATGCACCATGATGCGCGCATTTGGCAGCGCAAAACGCATATCCTTGTGCCCTGCGCAAAGCAGCAGCGAGCCCATGGAAGCAGCCTGCCCCAGGCAGAGCGTGGCAACCGGCGGCTTGATGAACTGCATGGTGTCATAAATGGACATGCCTGCCGTCACAACGCCTCCGGGCGAATTGATATAGAGAGAAATCTCTTTCTTGGGGTTATCCGCTTCCAGAAACAGCAACTGGGCACAGACCAGAGCAGCCATGTGATCTTCAATCGGGCCCGTGATAAAGATAATGCGTTCCTTCAGGAGGCGCGAATAGATGTCATAGGCGCGTTCTCCGCGATTTGACTGCTCCACCACCATTGGAACCAGATTCATAGTGAGATCGAGTGGATCCTTCATTCGTCTTTCCTTATCAACTCCAACCGGGCAAAGGCATCATCGCCCCTCTGCTCCACACGCCAAACCTTAAACACTAACCCTGATTAAGGCCATCTGGTGACGCAAAGTCACCATATTTGATCTTACTCCGCAAAAAACAGCGCTTTTGCCAGAGCAACGCCGGACAATCTGACATATATGCCATGAAATCCTTCCACCTCGCAAAACCAACAGCACAAAGGCCAGAGAATCACGAGAATGGACCAGCACAGTCTCATTAGCACCGTGACAATGAATATTTTACTGACAAATATTCAAAGACCGGGAAATCAGCGGATCAATGAGTCGCGACCGGCACACTATCCGCAAATGGCGGCCACTGACCAGCCCATTCGCCTTCTAAAATGAATAGATATGGTTAACCGGGATAAATTCAACATGTTGTAAACAGAAAGACGCCCACCGTGGAAAACGGCAGGCGTCCCGAATTTCAAGCCGAGAGCGAAGAATGTGATTATTCTTCGTCTTCAGTGACCATCTTTTCCAGCTCTTCCTTGGTAACGGTCTTGTCTTCAACCTT
It encodes the following:
- a CDS encoding HU family DNA-binding protein — its product is MNKNELISAVAEKADLTKAQAGEAVDALFDIVSETLKNNEEVRIIGFGNFSVTERAATEGRNPRTGDTIQIPASKTPKFKAGKGLKDAVNGK
- a CDS encoding NADH-quinone oxidoreductase subunit A, which gives rise to MEELLKDYLPIVIFIGISLVIGLALLISPFIVAFKNPDPEKLSAYECGFNAFDDARMPFDVRFYLVSILFIIFDLEVAFLFPWAVSFGDLGMFGFVSMMIFLAILTVGFVYEWKKGALEWD
- a CDS encoding carbohydrate kinase family protein, coding for MKTATIGSAMIDIITIVADNDIERISMTNAHNSFLMLEQGRKIDALNISTHVGGGAINAAVALSRLGNEVTPNVKIGEDIEAEMVRQLLAREGLSDKGLMTTDKAITGCSVMIASHDRNASIFTARGANCRVTDADIHEGIFDGAELLHVAPMSNESAEAFPIICQRGKEAGAFVVANPGERQIDRRGKEFLDTAKNIDLININRAEAELMMPALLDYSRHSNMRTVKMDQSASKSLMTRGLIMDHVHCSLSGFMSLLMSIGPKYILITDGTGGAYLGSQEGIYHCPIKKTNVRGTAGAGDAFTSTFGAILGAGATAEKALQIATINSSSVCEYVDTQSGLLTIKEAEKRWEADKANLPVSFWPWQD
- a CDS encoding NADH-quinone oxidoreductase subunit D, whose amino-acid sequence is MAETQVRNFNINFGPQHPAAHGVLRMVLELDGEIVERVDPHVGLLHRGTEKLIEHKIYAQATPYFDRLDYVAPMNQEHAFCMAVERLLGLEVPRRAQLIRVLYCEIGRILNHILNITTQAMDVGALTPILWGFEEREKLMVFYERASGSRMHANYFRVGGVRQDLPEVLINDIEAFCDPFLQVVDDIGTMLTDNRIFKQRNADIGVVALDDAWAWGFSGPMVRSCGVPWDLRKSQPYECYAEMEFDIPIGKHGDNYDRYLMRMEEMRQSVRIMRQCITKLREPEGQGPICAENDKIVPPTRGEMKRSMEALINHFKLHTEGFHVPAGEVYCAVEAPKGEFGVYLVSDGSNKPYKCKIRAPGFAHLSAMDFLSRGYQLADVSAILGSLDLVFGEVDR
- a CDS encoding NADH-quinone oxidoreductase subunit B family protein, which produces MGLSDGNQPLIAQQPKGIIDPNTGKPIGHDDPFVQQMRDDLSDKGFLVTATDDLITWARTGSLMWMTFGLACCAVEMMQMSMPRYDCERFGFAPRGSPRQSDVMIVAGTLTNKMAPALRKVYDQMPEPRYVISMGSCANGGGYYHYSYSVVRGCDRVVPVDIYVPGCPPTAEALLYGVLLLQKKIRRTGSIER
- a CDS encoding NADH-quinone oxidoreductase subunit C, producing the protein MDETLRDLGDYIALVLDGKIVDWHVSFGELTVNANRADIVEVVRVLRDDPRLKFASFIDVTAVDYPQRPERFDVVYHLLSPKQNARVRIKVMTDETSHVDSICGVFPGANWFEREAYDMYGILFKGHPDLRRLLTDYGFDGHPLRKDFPLTGYYEVHYDDEKKRVVYEPVKLAQEFRNFDFLSPWEGVDYVLPGDEKADS
- the lon gene encoding endopeptidase La, coding for MTEGPVIGAANPMASDTYPVLPLRDIVVFPHMIVPLFVGREKSIRALEEVMQSDKMILLATQMNAGDDDPAPGDIFKIGTLATVLQLLKLPDGTVKVLVEGVNRAKLGDFTKRDDLYEATATVLHDEDGERVEVEALARSVATEFENYVKLNKKVSPEVIGAVSQIDDYSKLADTVASHLAIKIQEKQEILGIVSVIERLEQVLGLMESEISVLQVEKRIRSRVKRQMEKTQREYYLNEQMKAIQKELGDSEEGADEIRELEQAIEKTKLTKEAKEKAEAELKKLKQMSPMSAEATVVRNYLDWLLGIPWSKKSRVKVDLEKAEEILDVDHYGLEKVKERIIEYLAVQTRTNKLKGPILCLVGPPGVGKTSLGKSIAKATGREFVRMALGGVRDEAEIRGHRRTYIGSMPGKVIQSMKKAKKANPLFLLDEIDKMGMDFRGDPSSALLEVLDPEQNGTFVDHYLEVEYDLSNVMFITTANTLNIPAPLMDRMEVIRIAGYTEDEKIEIARRHLLPKAMSDHGLKEGEFSLDEEALRLIVQRYTREAGVRNLERELMKLARKVTKDLIMKKLDKIDITVANIEDYLGVPRFRFGEIDAEDQVGVVTGLAWTEVGGELLTIEGVMMPGKGKMTVTGNLRDVMKESIQAAASYVRSRAVDFGVEPPLFDRKDIHVHVPEGATPKDGPSAGIAMATAIVSLMTGIPVRKDIAMTGEITLRGRVLPIGGLKEKLLAALRGGIKTVLIPEENAKDLVDIPDNVKNGMEIIPVSNVGQVLEKALVEKFEPIEWDESQMPDPGIQSESEENASVAH